A single Acropora palmata chromosome 5, jaAcrPala1.3, whole genome shotgun sequence DNA region contains:
- the LOC141881835 gene encoding uncharacterized protein LOC141881835 isoform X4, with protein MVSFEQDQFLWNSVVTTAEDMGDNATRGLTFMQRLGRMCKVSFIDRRQIGQLSSILKIFDFCNLLNSVKRCLHHKTIHNSKLMSFHRIMTPSFSEHQQSFSSLSKSFASIIKHSLETLLNFLISTYFFAIILMITMRWERSRSLKRFGGHCGDPASLSIESFSSKTYGIFFILLSISTTGSCTVTVLSSEHTSINPSCTTMKQSSFRNTNVNQSASTSNFSGEVSTVVKRTAIMLSKSLSLCQKKSDATYRATTDRAGLVVINSKTSITSSSSYLAEHITRLPSPSFYYRHSRLERDNSTRQIYPTMSLFTIRNEESYYSDSVDESKAATHDQIPQTDSRNLIVGEVSSNQSFTLASVFTWPSSRFTRMSASSPAFIAFSSKGLLNTATLSTIHVDSVNQMVSSLAKLSLSIFSLPSLSPTRSPQASKKMPLRTIESSLHSSLTSSLSSVLTSPATFSELRPSILASMLSSQSFTLASVFTWPSSRFTRMRASSPAFVASSSQVLLNITTLSTIHVDSVNQMVSSSAKLSLSIFSLPSLSPTRSPQASKKMPLRTIESSLHSSLTSSLSSMLTSPATFSGLRPSLLASTLLPSISVSSSLSPGSSSFATSQFSVSQSSSFSRNALSSVIIISSMSSVIPTESVALRTKPGLSATLPLFSAISSQSSPQHHTPRLVSYGRSEITYLSSQTIQNNTANMTSAKISQKTQTNSVSSSIIPHQPIIPNDTRILMLNFSLLNEVFHSDLSNESSMRRMNLSQRVHFTLWSLFNTALEGFKDIQVIQFRNGSVKVDSELRVSSHSSVIPDHVRQTLLGSNGTNREGFIFDKISVKELCTPGFCMNLGSCQQDENGANCSCINGFFGIRCLQKASDRGAVNGNYAEWTDFSECSQSCKGGQRSRRRTCTNPPPRNGGKDCNELGPDVEYADCNSAVQCSKHLALKTFIILETVPQFRWK; from the exons ATGGTTTCTTTCGAG CAGGATCAATTTCTATGGAATTCAGTGGTAACTACAGCTGAGGACATGGGTGATAACGCAACCCGTGGTTTAACATTCATGCAAAGGCTTGGGAGGATGtgcaaagtttcttttatcGACAGAAGGCAAATCGGACAGTTGTCATCGATTCTGAAAATTTTCGACTTTTGTAACTTATTAAATTCAGTCAAGAGATGCTTACATCACAAAACAATTCACAATTCAAAACTGATGAGTTTTCATCGCATCATGACACCCTCGTTTAGTGAACACCAACAATCTTTCTCGAGTCTAAGCAAGTCATTTGCTTCTATCATAAAACATTCACTGGAAACATTGCTAAATTTCCTTATTTCGACATATTTCTTTGCAATCATATTGATGATTACCATGAGATGGGAAAGATCAAGAAGTCTCAAAAGGTTCGGTGGACATTGTGGGGATCCTGCTTCCTTGTCTATTGAATCATTTTCCAGCAAGACATATggaatattttttattctgtTATCTATTTCGACTACCGGCAGCTGTACTGTCACAGTACTTTCCTCAGAGCACACCAGTATAAACCCGTCTTGCACAACTAtgaaacaaagctcttttagGAACACAAATGTAAATCAGTCGGCAAGTACAAGCAATTTCTCAGGAGAAGTATCAACGGTTGTGAAGAGGACAGCCATAATGCTGAGCAAGTCACTATCTCTTTGCCAGAAGAAATCAGATGCAACCTATAGAGCCACCACTGATAGAGCTGGCTTGGTTGTGATAAACAGTAAAACCAGCATTACTTCGTCATCGAGTTATCTCGCAGAGCATATAACGCGTTTGCCGTCTCCTTCATTCTATTATCGCCACTCCCGCCTAGAACGTGATAACTCCACTCGCCAAATTTACCCAACCATGTCGCTGTTCACAATCAGAAATGAAGAATCCTATTATTCTGATTCTGTAGACGAGTCAAAAGCTGCAACTCATGATCAAATTCCTCAAACAGATTCACGAAATCTAATAGTCGGTGAAGTGTCATCAAACCAATCTTTTACCTTGGCATCTGTTTTTACCTGGCCCTCGTCACGTTTTACAAGGATGAGCGCATCTTCACCAGCGTTCATTGCATTTTCCTCGAAGGGTTTATTAAACACAGCAACACTGAGCACTATCCATGTCGATTCGGTGAATCAAATGGTGTCCTCTTTGGCGAAGTTGTCTCTGTCTATTTTCTCCCTGCCATCGCTATCACCAACGAGGTCTCCACAGGCATCAAAGAAAATGCCATTGAGAACAATAGAATCATCGCTGCATTCATCGCTGACGTCCTCATTGTCTTCAGTGTTAACAAGCCCAGCAACATTTTCAGAGCTGAGACCATCAATATTGGCGTCAATGCTATCAAGCCAATCTTTTACCTTGGCATCTGTTTTTACCTGGCCCTCGTCAAGATTTACAAGGATGAGGGCATCTTCACCAGCGTTCGTTGCATCTTCCTCGCAGGTTTTATTGAACATAACAACACTGAGCACTATCCATGTCGATTCGGTGAATCAAATGGTGTCCTCTTCGGCGAAGTTGTCCCTGTCTATTTTCTCCCTACCATCGCTATCACCAACGAGGTCTCCACAAGCATCAAAGAAAATGCCATTGAGAACAATAGAATCATCGTTGCATTCATCGCTGACGTCCTCATTGTCTTCAATGTTAACAAGCCCAGCAACATTTTCAGGGCTGAGACCATCATTATTGGCGTCAACGCTATTGCCCTCCATATCAgtttcatcttcattatcaCCAGGATCATCGTCATTTGCAACATCACAATTCTCAGTTTCTCAGtcatcttcattttcaagaaatgcGTTGTCTTCAGTGATCATCATCTCGTCAATGTCTTCAGTAATACCTACTGAGAGCGTAGCGCTACGAACTAAACCAGGTCTTTCAGCGACATTACCTCTGTTCTCCGCGATTTCAAGTCAGTCTTCCCCGCAACACCATACTCCACGACTGGTTTCTTATGGTAGATCAGAAATAACTTACCTATCTTCTCAAACGATTCAAAACAACACGGCCAACATGACGTCTGCAAAAATCTCCCAAAAAACTCAAACCAATTCGGTGTCTTCCTCAATAATACCTCACCAGCCCATTATTCCAAACGATACAAGGATATTAATGCTAAATTTTTCGTTACTGAATGAAGTCTTCCACAGCGATCTGTCAAATGAAAGTTCAATGCGACGCATGAATTTATCCCAGAGAGTCCACTTTACG TTATGGAGCTTGTTCAATACAGCCTTAGAGGGCTTCAAAGACATACAAGTGATTCAGTTCAG AAATGGAAGTGTAAAGGTGGACTCAGAGTTGCGGGTCAGCAGCCATTCCAGTGTTATCCCGGACCATGTCCGACAGACACTGCTTGGAAGCAACGGAACCAACAGAGAAGGGTTcatttttgataaaataagTGTGAAGG AGTTATGCACTCCTGGTTTCTGCATGAATTTAGGCAGTTGTCAACAGGACGAAAACGGAGCGAACTGTAG TTGCATCAATGGATTTTTCGGAATTAGATGTTTACAAAAAGCCTCAG ATCGTGGTGCTGTAAACGGAAACTATGCGGAGTGGACTGATTTTTCTGAATGTAGCCAATCATGTAAAGGAGGACAGAGAAGCCGCAGACGCACTTGTACCAACCCGCCACCAAGGAACGGTGGGAAAGACTGTAATGAACTGGGACCAGATGTAGAATATGCTGATTGCAATAGCGCTGTTCAATGTTCAA AGCATTTGGCTTTAAAGACCTTTATAATATTGGAAACAGTACCACAATTCCGTTGGAAGTAA
- the LOC141881835 gene encoding uncharacterized protein LOC141881835 isoform X2: protein MVSFEDQFLWNSVVTTAEDMGDNATRGLTFMQRLGRMCKVSFIDRRQIGQLSSILKIFDFCNLLNSVKRCLHHKTIHNSKLMSFHRIMTPSFSEHQQSFSSLSKSFASIIKHSLETLLNFLISTYFFAIILMITMRWERSRSLKRFGGHCGDPASLSIESFSSKTYGIFFILLSISTTGSCTVTVLSSEHTSINPSCTTMKQSSFRNTNVNQSASTSNFSGEVSTVVKRTAIMLSKSLSLCQKKSDATYRATTDRAGLVVINSKTSITSSSSYLAEHITRLPSPSFYYRHSRLERDNSTRQIYPTMSLFTIRNEESYYSDSVDESKAATHDQIPQTDSRNLIVGEVSSNQSFTLASVFTWPSSRFTRMSASSPAFIAFSSKGLLNTATLSTIHVDSVNQMVSSLAKLSLSIFSLPSLSPTRSPQASKKMPLRTIESSLHSSLTSSLSSVLTSPATFSELRPSILASMLSSQSFTLASVFTWPSSRFTRMRASSPAFVASSSQVLLNITTLSTIHVDSVNQMVSSSAKLSLSIFSLPSLSPTRSPQASKKMPLRTIESSLHSSLTSSLSSMLTSPATFSGLRPSLLASTLLPSISVSSSLSPGSSSFATSQFSVSQSSSFSRNALSSVIIISSMSSVIPTESVALRTKPGLSATLPLFSAISSQSSPQHHTPRLVSYGRSEITYLSSQTIQNNTANMTSAKISQKTQTNSVSSSIIPHQPIIPNDTRILMLNFSLLNEVFHSDLSNESSMRRMNLSQRVHFTLWSLFNTALEGFKDIQVIQFRNGSVKVDSELRVSSHSSVIPDHVRQTLLGSNGTNREGFIFDKISVKELCTPGFCMNLGSCQQDENGANCSCINGFFGIRCLQKASDRGAVNGNYAEWTDFSECSQSCKGGQRSRRRTCTNPPPRNGGKDCNELGPDVEYADCNSAVQCSISTEILVVVGVSCSVFLVLLILVIFCFLKRRRKQTDQTNGAFGFKDLYNIGNSTTIPLEVIYEDKMMSETSLKGHTNPEFIGDDDNGSNDIYKAQLLLFFKQATLIPRDVLHDAQDRRSEKLDSTREMSAMSTTSKKTYDRTGLSEETHVQDDSVTTYPKTASWKNLN from the exons ATGGTTTCTTTCGAG GATCAATTTCTATGGAATTCAGTGGTAACTACAGCTGAGGACATGGGTGATAACGCAACCCGTGGTTTAACATTCATGCAAAGGCTTGGGAGGATGtgcaaagtttcttttatcGACAGAAGGCAAATCGGACAGTTGTCATCGATTCTGAAAATTTTCGACTTTTGTAACTTATTAAATTCAGTCAAGAGATGCTTACATCACAAAACAATTCACAATTCAAAACTGATGAGTTTTCATCGCATCATGACACCCTCGTTTAGTGAACACCAACAATCTTTCTCGAGTCTAAGCAAGTCATTTGCTTCTATCATAAAACATTCACTGGAAACATTGCTAAATTTCCTTATTTCGACATATTTCTTTGCAATCATATTGATGATTACCATGAGATGGGAAAGATCAAGAAGTCTCAAAAGGTTCGGTGGACATTGTGGGGATCCTGCTTCCTTGTCTATTGAATCATTTTCCAGCAAGACATATggaatattttttattctgtTATCTATTTCGACTACCGGCAGCTGTACTGTCACAGTACTTTCCTCAGAGCACACCAGTATAAACCCGTCTTGCACAACTAtgaaacaaagctcttttagGAACACAAATGTAAATCAGTCGGCAAGTACAAGCAATTTCTCAGGAGAAGTATCAACGGTTGTGAAGAGGACAGCCATAATGCTGAGCAAGTCACTATCTCTTTGCCAGAAGAAATCAGATGCAACCTATAGAGCCACCACTGATAGAGCTGGCTTGGTTGTGATAAACAGTAAAACCAGCATTACTTCGTCATCGAGTTATCTCGCAGAGCATATAACGCGTTTGCCGTCTCCTTCATTCTATTATCGCCACTCCCGCCTAGAACGTGATAACTCCACTCGCCAAATTTACCCAACCATGTCGCTGTTCACAATCAGAAATGAAGAATCCTATTATTCTGATTCTGTAGACGAGTCAAAAGCTGCAACTCATGATCAAATTCCTCAAACAGATTCACGAAATCTAATAGTCGGTGAAGTGTCATCAAACCAATCTTTTACCTTGGCATCTGTTTTTACCTGGCCCTCGTCACGTTTTACAAGGATGAGCGCATCTTCACCAGCGTTCATTGCATTTTCCTCGAAGGGTTTATTAAACACAGCAACACTGAGCACTATCCATGTCGATTCGGTGAATCAAATGGTGTCCTCTTTGGCGAAGTTGTCTCTGTCTATTTTCTCCCTGCCATCGCTATCACCAACGAGGTCTCCACAGGCATCAAAGAAAATGCCATTGAGAACAATAGAATCATCGCTGCATTCATCGCTGACGTCCTCATTGTCTTCAGTGTTAACAAGCCCAGCAACATTTTCAGAGCTGAGACCATCAATATTGGCGTCAATGCTATCAAGCCAATCTTTTACCTTGGCATCTGTTTTTACCTGGCCCTCGTCAAGATTTACAAGGATGAGGGCATCTTCACCAGCGTTCGTTGCATCTTCCTCGCAGGTTTTATTGAACATAACAACACTGAGCACTATCCATGTCGATTCGGTGAATCAAATGGTGTCCTCTTCGGCGAAGTTGTCCCTGTCTATTTTCTCCCTACCATCGCTATCACCAACGAGGTCTCCACAAGCATCAAAGAAAATGCCATTGAGAACAATAGAATCATCGTTGCATTCATCGCTGACGTCCTCATTGTCTTCAATGTTAACAAGCCCAGCAACATTTTCAGGGCTGAGACCATCATTATTGGCGTCAACGCTATTGCCCTCCATATCAgtttcatcttcattatcaCCAGGATCATCGTCATTTGCAACATCACAATTCTCAGTTTCTCAGtcatcttcattttcaagaaatgcGTTGTCTTCAGTGATCATCATCTCGTCAATGTCTTCAGTAATACCTACTGAGAGCGTAGCGCTACGAACTAAACCAGGTCTTTCAGCGACATTACCTCTGTTCTCCGCGATTTCAAGTCAGTCTTCCCCGCAACACCATACTCCACGACTGGTTTCTTATGGTAGATCAGAAATAACTTACCTATCTTCTCAAACGATTCAAAACAACACGGCCAACATGACGTCTGCAAAAATCTCCCAAAAAACTCAAACCAATTCGGTGTCTTCCTCAATAATACCTCACCAGCCCATTATTCCAAACGATACAAGGATATTAATGCTAAATTTTTCGTTACTGAATGAAGTCTTCCACAGCGATCTGTCAAATGAAAGTTCAATGCGACGCATGAATTTATCCCAGAGAGTCCACTTTACG TTATGGAGCTTGTTCAATACAGCCTTAGAGGGCTTCAAAGACATACAAGTGATTCAGTTCAG AAATGGAAGTGTAAAGGTGGACTCAGAGTTGCGGGTCAGCAGCCATTCCAGTGTTATCCCGGACCATGTCCGACAGACACTGCTTGGAAGCAACGGAACCAACAGAGAAGGGTTcatttttgataaaataagTGTGAAGG AGTTATGCACTCCTGGTTTCTGCATGAATTTAGGCAGTTGTCAACAGGACGAAAACGGAGCGAACTGTAG TTGCATCAATGGATTTTTCGGAATTAGATGTTTACAAAAAGCCTCAG ATCGTGGTGCTGTAAACGGAAACTATGCGGAGTGGACTGATTTTTCTGAATGTAGCCAATCATGTAAAGGAGGACAGAGAAGCCGCAGACGCACTTGTACCAACCCGCCACCAAGGAACGGTGGGAAAGACTGTAATGAACTGGGACCAGATGTAGAATATGCTGATTGCAATAGCGCTGTTCAATGTTCAA TTTCAACAGAGATCTTGGTTGTTGTTGGAGTATCGTGTAGTGTTTTCCTGGTCCTTCTCATCCTGGTCATTTTCTGCTTCTTAAAAAGGCGAAGAAAGCAAACTGATCAAACCAATGG AGCATTTGGCTTTAAAGACCTTTATAATATTGGAAACAGTACCACAATTCCGTTGGAAGTAATATATGAGGACAAGATGATGTCTGAAACCTCCCTCAAAGGCCACACAAACCCTGAATTTATCGGAGATGATGACAATGGTAGCAATGATATATACAAGGCTCAACTGTTACTATTTTTTAAGCAAGCGACTTTGATACCACGCGATGTTTTACACGATGCGCAAGATAGAAGGTCAGAGAAATTGGATAGTACTAGAGAAATGTCCGCAATGTCAACGACAAGTAAGAAAACCTACGACCGCACTGGATTGAGCGAGGAAACACACGTGCAAGACGACTCTGTTACAACTTACCCGAAG aCTGCATCCtggaaaaatttaaattaa
- the LOC141881835 gene encoding uncharacterized protein LOC141881835 isoform X1, with product MVSFEQDQFLWNSVVTTAEDMGDNATRGLTFMQRLGRMCKVSFIDRRQIGQLSSILKIFDFCNLLNSVKRCLHHKTIHNSKLMSFHRIMTPSFSEHQQSFSSLSKSFASIIKHSLETLLNFLISTYFFAIILMITMRWERSRSLKRFGGHCGDPASLSIESFSSKTYGIFFILLSISTTGSCTVTVLSSEHTSINPSCTTMKQSSFRNTNVNQSASTSNFSGEVSTVVKRTAIMLSKSLSLCQKKSDATYRATTDRAGLVVINSKTSITSSSSYLAEHITRLPSPSFYYRHSRLERDNSTRQIYPTMSLFTIRNEESYYSDSVDESKAATHDQIPQTDSRNLIVGEVSSNQSFTLASVFTWPSSRFTRMSASSPAFIAFSSKGLLNTATLSTIHVDSVNQMVSSLAKLSLSIFSLPSLSPTRSPQASKKMPLRTIESSLHSSLTSSLSSVLTSPATFSELRPSILASMLSSQSFTLASVFTWPSSRFTRMRASSPAFVASSSQVLLNITTLSTIHVDSVNQMVSSSAKLSLSIFSLPSLSPTRSPQASKKMPLRTIESSLHSSLTSSLSSMLTSPATFSGLRPSLLASTLLPSISVSSSLSPGSSSFATSQFSVSQSSSFSRNALSSVIIISSMSSVIPTESVALRTKPGLSATLPLFSAISSQSSPQHHTPRLVSYGRSEITYLSSQTIQNNTANMTSAKISQKTQTNSVSSSIIPHQPIIPNDTRILMLNFSLLNEVFHSDLSNESSMRRMNLSQRVHFTLWSLFNTALEGFKDIQVIQFRNGSVKVDSELRVSSHSSVIPDHVRQTLLGSNGTNREGFIFDKISVKELCTPGFCMNLGSCQQDENGANCSCINGFFGIRCLQKASDRGAVNGNYAEWTDFSECSQSCKGGQRSRRRTCTNPPPRNGGKDCNELGPDVEYADCNSAVQCSISTEILVVVGVSCSVFLVLLILVIFCFLKRRRKQTDQTNGAFGFKDLYNIGNSTTIPLEVIYEDKMMSETSLKGHTNPEFIGDDDNGSNDIYKAQLLLFFKQATLIPRDVLHDAQDRRSEKLDSTREMSAMSTTSKKTYDRTGLSEETHVQDDSVTTYPKTASWKNLN from the exons ATGGTTTCTTTCGAG CAGGATCAATTTCTATGGAATTCAGTGGTAACTACAGCTGAGGACATGGGTGATAACGCAACCCGTGGTTTAACATTCATGCAAAGGCTTGGGAGGATGtgcaaagtttcttttatcGACAGAAGGCAAATCGGACAGTTGTCATCGATTCTGAAAATTTTCGACTTTTGTAACTTATTAAATTCAGTCAAGAGATGCTTACATCACAAAACAATTCACAATTCAAAACTGATGAGTTTTCATCGCATCATGACACCCTCGTTTAGTGAACACCAACAATCTTTCTCGAGTCTAAGCAAGTCATTTGCTTCTATCATAAAACATTCACTGGAAACATTGCTAAATTTCCTTATTTCGACATATTTCTTTGCAATCATATTGATGATTACCATGAGATGGGAAAGATCAAGAAGTCTCAAAAGGTTCGGTGGACATTGTGGGGATCCTGCTTCCTTGTCTATTGAATCATTTTCCAGCAAGACATATggaatattttttattctgtTATCTATTTCGACTACCGGCAGCTGTACTGTCACAGTACTTTCCTCAGAGCACACCAGTATAAACCCGTCTTGCACAACTAtgaaacaaagctcttttagGAACACAAATGTAAATCAGTCGGCAAGTACAAGCAATTTCTCAGGAGAAGTATCAACGGTTGTGAAGAGGACAGCCATAATGCTGAGCAAGTCACTATCTCTTTGCCAGAAGAAATCAGATGCAACCTATAGAGCCACCACTGATAGAGCTGGCTTGGTTGTGATAAACAGTAAAACCAGCATTACTTCGTCATCGAGTTATCTCGCAGAGCATATAACGCGTTTGCCGTCTCCTTCATTCTATTATCGCCACTCCCGCCTAGAACGTGATAACTCCACTCGCCAAATTTACCCAACCATGTCGCTGTTCACAATCAGAAATGAAGAATCCTATTATTCTGATTCTGTAGACGAGTCAAAAGCTGCAACTCATGATCAAATTCCTCAAACAGATTCACGAAATCTAATAGTCGGTGAAGTGTCATCAAACCAATCTTTTACCTTGGCATCTGTTTTTACCTGGCCCTCGTCACGTTTTACAAGGATGAGCGCATCTTCACCAGCGTTCATTGCATTTTCCTCGAAGGGTTTATTAAACACAGCAACACTGAGCACTATCCATGTCGATTCGGTGAATCAAATGGTGTCCTCTTTGGCGAAGTTGTCTCTGTCTATTTTCTCCCTGCCATCGCTATCACCAACGAGGTCTCCACAGGCATCAAAGAAAATGCCATTGAGAACAATAGAATCATCGCTGCATTCATCGCTGACGTCCTCATTGTCTTCAGTGTTAACAAGCCCAGCAACATTTTCAGAGCTGAGACCATCAATATTGGCGTCAATGCTATCAAGCCAATCTTTTACCTTGGCATCTGTTTTTACCTGGCCCTCGTCAAGATTTACAAGGATGAGGGCATCTTCACCAGCGTTCGTTGCATCTTCCTCGCAGGTTTTATTGAACATAACAACACTGAGCACTATCCATGTCGATTCGGTGAATCAAATGGTGTCCTCTTCGGCGAAGTTGTCCCTGTCTATTTTCTCCCTACCATCGCTATCACCAACGAGGTCTCCACAAGCATCAAAGAAAATGCCATTGAGAACAATAGAATCATCGTTGCATTCATCGCTGACGTCCTCATTGTCTTCAATGTTAACAAGCCCAGCAACATTTTCAGGGCTGAGACCATCATTATTGGCGTCAACGCTATTGCCCTCCATATCAgtttcatcttcattatcaCCAGGATCATCGTCATTTGCAACATCACAATTCTCAGTTTCTCAGtcatcttcattttcaagaaatgcGTTGTCTTCAGTGATCATCATCTCGTCAATGTCTTCAGTAATACCTACTGAGAGCGTAGCGCTACGAACTAAACCAGGTCTTTCAGCGACATTACCTCTGTTCTCCGCGATTTCAAGTCAGTCTTCCCCGCAACACCATACTCCACGACTGGTTTCTTATGGTAGATCAGAAATAACTTACCTATCTTCTCAAACGATTCAAAACAACACGGCCAACATGACGTCTGCAAAAATCTCCCAAAAAACTCAAACCAATTCGGTGTCTTCCTCAATAATACCTCACCAGCCCATTATTCCAAACGATACAAGGATATTAATGCTAAATTTTTCGTTACTGAATGAAGTCTTCCACAGCGATCTGTCAAATGAAAGTTCAATGCGACGCATGAATTTATCCCAGAGAGTCCACTTTACG TTATGGAGCTTGTTCAATACAGCCTTAGAGGGCTTCAAAGACATACAAGTGATTCAGTTCAG AAATGGAAGTGTAAAGGTGGACTCAGAGTTGCGGGTCAGCAGCCATTCCAGTGTTATCCCGGACCATGTCCGACAGACACTGCTTGGAAGCAACGGAACCAACAGAGAAGGGTTcatttttgataaaataagTGTGAAGG AGTTATGCACTCCTGGTTTCTGCATGAATTTAGGCAGTTGTCAACAGGACGAAAACGGAGCGAACTGTAG TTGCATCAATGGATTTTTCGGAATTAGATGTTTACAAAAAGCCTCAG ATCGTGGTGCTGTAAACGGAAACTATGCGGAGTGGACTGATTTTTCTGAATGTAGCCAATCATGTAAAGGAGGACAGAGAAGCCGCAGACGCACTTGTACCAACCCGCCACCAAGGAACGGTGGGAAAGACTGTAATGAACTGGGACCAGATGTAGAATATGCTGATTGCAATAGCGCTGTTCAATGTTCAA TTTCAACAGAGATCTTGGTTGTTGTTGGAGTATCGTGTAGTGTTTTCCTGGTCCTTCTCATCCTGGTCATTTTCTGCTTCTTAAAAAGGCGAAGAAAGCAAACTGATCAAACCAATGG AGCATTTGGCTTTAAAGACCTTTATAATATTGGAAACAGTACCACAATTCCGTTGGAAGTAATATATGAGGACAAGATGATGTCTGAAACCTCCCTCAAAGGCCACACAAACCCTGAATTTATCGGAGATGATGACAATGGTAGCAATGATATATACAAGGCTCAACTGTTACTATTTTTTAAGCAAGCGACTTTGATACCACGCGATGTTTTACACGATGCGCAAGATAGAAGGTCAGAGAAATTGGATAGTACTAGAGAAATGTCCGCAATGTCAACGACAAGTAAGAAAACCTACGACCGCACTGGATTGAGCGAGGAAACACACGTGCAAGACGACTCTGTTACAACTTACCCGAAG aCTGCATCCtggaaaaatttaaattaa